The Stegostoma tigrinum isolate sSteTig4 chromosome 38, sSteTig4.hap1, whole genome shotgun sequence genome contains a region encoding:
- the LOC132206391 gene encoding ferritin, heavy subunit-like, whose amino-acid sequence MASRVCQNYHKDCEDAVNKQINLELYSSYVYLSMVSYFDRDDVALRHFAEFFKEQFHEEREHAEKLMAFQNKRGGRILLQDIKKPEQDEWGNGLEAMQRALQMEKDVNQSLLDLHKLASGHMDPHLCDFLERHYLDEQVKMIKKLGDHITNLKRLGAPDNGMGEYLFDRLTLS is encoded by the exons atggcttcccgagtgtgtcagaactaccacaaggactgtgaggatgctgttaacaagcagatcaacctggagctctattcctcctatgtttacctctccatg gtctcttactttgaccgggatgatgttgccctgcgtcactttgctgagttcttcaaggagcagttcCATGAGGAGcgggaacacgctgagaaactgatggctttccagaataaacgtggaggccgaatcctcctgcaggacatcaag aagccagagcaggatgagtggggcaatggtctggaggcaatgcagagagctctgcagatggagaaggatgtgaaccagagtctgctggatctgcacaaactagCCTCTGGCCACATGGACCCTCAT ctgtgtgacttcctggagaggcactacttggatgagcaagtgaagatgatcaagaagctgggagatcacatcaccaacctgaagagactgggagcccctgacaatggcatgggagagtacctgtttgacaggctcacactcagctga